A window of Diabrotica virgifera virgifera chromosome 9, PGI_DIABVI_V3a contains these coding sequences:
- the LOC126891519 gene encoding uncharacterized protein LOC126891519, with translation MVREYKKTHHSRNGQNYTPYNSYTETNMQDALREIQCGNLTYREAATRYKVPRSTLYLRASNKNTFSVAGRPCALTMEEETLIIDHLKTLSAWGFPFDLLDLRLLVKSFLDKMGRVERRFTNNTPGPDWGSNFLKRHRGRISNRLSANISTKRAKVNRENLDVFFNNAKDVFKGIDPSLILNYDETNLTDNPGAKKFIFKRGCKYPERVVNSTKTAISLMFAGTADGQLLPEYTVYKADHMWDSWTQGGPVGARYNRSKSGWFDAACFEDWFFTIVVPFFRKKEGKKVCMLVALYFFIFLKLRLISYRL, from the coding sequence ATGGTTCGAGAGTACAAAAAGACTCATCACAGTCGCAACGGCCAAAACTATACGCCGTATAATAGCTACACCGAAACAAACATGCAGGACGCCCTAAGAGAGATTCAGTGTGGGAATTTAACTTACAGAGAGGCAGCAACAAGATATAAAGTTCCTCGATCTACTCTCTATTTAAGAGCTTCTAACAAGAATACGTTTAGTGTAGCAGGAAGGCCATGCGCTTTGACAATGGAGGAAGAAACCCTGATCATTGATCATTTGAAAACATTATCCGCCTGGGGTTTTCCTTTTGATCTGTTAGACTTACGCCTGCTGGTTAAGTCATTCCTGGATAAAATGGGGCGCGTCGAACGCAGATTCACAAACAACACTCCTGGCCCCGATTGGGGTTCAAACTTTTTAAAACGGCACAGAGGCAGAATCTCCAACCGCCTGTCAGCAAATATATCCACAAAACGAGCAAAAGTGAATAGGGAAAACTTAGATGTATTTTTTAATAATGCTAAAGATGTGTTTAAGGGCATAGATCCTTCCCTAATTCTCAACTATGATGAGACCAATTTAACTGATAATCCTGgtgcgaaaaaatttatttttaaaagaggcTGCAAGTACCCGGAACGGGTAGTAAATTCAACAAAAACTGCAATTAGTTTAATGTTCGCTGGGACCGCAGATGGACAGCTTCTACCAGAATACACGGTTTATAAGGCAGACCATATGTGGGACAGTTGGACACAGGGAGGTCCGGTTGGAGCACGATACAACCGTTCGAAGAGTGGGTGGTTCGATGCCGCCTGCTTCGAGGACTGGTTCTTTACAATTGTTGTtccattttttagaaaaaaggaAGGAAAAAAGGTCTGTATGCTTgttgctttatatttttttatttttttaaaactgcGTCTTATTTCTTACAGATTATAG